The following proteins are co-located in the Mycolicibacterium goodii genome:
- a CDS encoding FAD-dependent oxidoreductase encodes MTAATSLWLADRAERPTPPYLDETNCSADVVVVGAGITGLITAVLLARAGKDVLVLEAHTAGAGTTGNTTAKISLLQGTKMSKILRKHGVKVAEQYVQGNLEGQEWLAGYCDANGLSLQREDAYTYAQSAKGVASARDEYDACRKVGLDADWVDDADVPFPFAGGVRLPDQAQFDPMPLLDRLIVELDERNGRLVEGTRVLRVSQDSGGLKLHVRSHTGAELDVRAGQCVLATGIPILDRGGFFARLSPHRSYCLAFRVPGAVTRGMYISTDSPTRSVRYAPTADGDRLIVGGAGHTVGRRPHPSDGVDELASWAKVHWPGAIQTHYWSAQDYTPVDELPYVGPLLPGNEKIYVATGFDKWGMTNGTAAALALSSRILGGRMDWAQSFDSWSPHELSGIPTAVKINLEVGFNMAKGWVTPSLRIGDGAPEDGGVVAGPPWHMQACSVVDGVEHRVSPVCPHLGGIVEWNDSDEAWECPLHGSRFAPDGTLLEGPATRGLTPAP; translated from the coding sequence ATGACCGCCGCAACATCCCTGTGGCTCGCCGACCGTGCCGAGCGACCCACACCGCCGTATCTGGATGAGACGAATTGTTCCGCCGATGTCGTCGTGGTCGGAGCCGGCATCACCGGGCTGATCACGGCCGTGCTGCTCGCCCGCGCCGGAAAAGACGTCCTGGTGCTCGAGGCCCACACCGCGGGCGCGGGCACGACCGGCAACACCACCGCCAAGATCAGCCTGCTGCAGGGCACCAAGATGTCGAAGATCCTGCGCAAGCACGGGGTGAAGGTCGCCGAGCAGTACGTGCAGGGCAACCTCGAAGGTCAGGAGTGGCTGGCCGGCTACTGCGATGCGAACGGCCTGTCACTGCAGCGTGAGGACGCCTACACCTACGCCCAGTCCGCGAAGGGGGTCGCGTCCGCGCGCGACGAGTACGACGCGTGCCGCAAGGTGGGGCTCGACGCCGACTGGGTCGACGACGCCGACGTCCCGTTCCCGTTCGCCGGCGGTGTCCGACTGCCCGATCAGGCGCAGTTCGATCCGATGCCGTTGCTGGACAGGCTGATTGTGGAACTCGACGAGCGCAACGGCAGGCTCGTGGAGGGCACCCGCGTGCTGCGGGTGTCCCAGGACTCGGGTGGGTTGAAACTTCACGTGCGCAGCCACACCGGAGCCGAGTTGGACGTGCGGGCCGGGCAGTGCGTACTGGCCACCGGCATACCGATTCTCGACCGCGGTGGTTTCTTCGCGCGGTTGTCGCCGCACCGCTCCTACTGCCTGGCGTTCCGGGTACCCGGCGCGGTGACGCGCGGCATGTACATCTCCACCGATTCCCCCACCCGGTCGGTGCGTTACGCCCCGACCGCCGACGGGGACCGGTTGATCGTCGGCGGGGCCGGGCACACCGTGGGCCGGCGCCCCCACCCGTCCGACGGCGTCGACGAACTGGCGTCGTGGGCCAAGGTGCACTGGCCCGGGGCCATTCAGACGCACTACTGGTCCGCGCAGGACTACACCCCCGTCGACGAACTGCCCTATGTGGGCCCGCTCCTACCCGGCAACGAGAAGATCTATGTGGCAACCGGTTTCGACAAATGGGGAATGACGAACGGCACGGCCGCGGCGCTCGCGTTGTCCAGCCGGATCCTGGGCGGACGGATGGACTGGGCGCAGTCCTTCGACAGTTGGAGTCCGCATGAGCTGTCCGGGATCCCGACGGCGGTGAAGATCAACCTCGAAGTCGGCTTCAACATGGCCAAGGGCTGGGTCACCCCGAGCCTGCGCATCGGTGACGGTGCCCCGGAGGACGGCGGCGTGGTCGCCGGTCCGCCGTGGCACATGCAGGCCTGCAGCGTCGTCGACGGTGTCGAACACCGGGTGTCGCCGGTGTGCCCGCATCTCGGCGGCATCGTCGAGTGGAACGACTCCGATGAGGCGTGGGAGTGCCCGCTGCACGGATCGCGATTCGCTCCGGACGGCACACTGCTGGAAGGTCCGGCCACCCGCGGCCTCACACCGGCACCATGA
- a CDS encoding ABC transporter ATP-binding protein yields the protein MTALLEVTDLVKHFPIKSGVVVDREVARVRAVDGVSLTLQEGETLGLVGESGCGKSTLCRVILQLIQPTSGSVRFEGQELVGLSQRDLRPIRRQVQMIFQDPFASLNPRKRVGQIIGEPMELHGLTSGAETGRKVRELMERVGLQAEHYNRYPHEFSGGQRQRIGIARALALQPKLIIADEPVSALDVSVQAQIINLLKDLQQEFRLSYLFVAHDLGVVRHVSDRVAVMYLGKIVETGEVDGLYRTPFHPYSGALLSAVPIPDPRRNAARERLVLEGDVPSPINPPSGCSFHTRCPWSTEVCRDEPPTLLDLAPGHAAACFHPRNVQTPAPQPAAQP from the coding sequence GTGACCGCACTGCTGGAAGTGACCGATCTGGTCAAACATTTCCCGATCAAGTCGGGCGTCGTCGTCGACCGCGAGGTCGCGCGGGTACGTGCGGTCGACGGGGTCAGCCTGACCCTGCAGGAAGGCGAAACCCTCGGTCTGGTCGGCGAATCCGGTTGCGGCAAGTCCACGCTGTGCCGGGTGATCCTGCAGTTGATCCAGCCGACCTCGGGTTCGGTGCGCTTCGAGGGTCAGGAACTCGTCGGACTCTCACAGCGCGACCTGCGGCCGATACGCCGTCAGGTGCAGATGATCTTCCAGGACCCGTTCGCGTCGCTGAACCCGCGCAAACGGGTCGGTCAGATCATCGGTGAGCCGATGGAACTGCACGGCCTGACGTCCGGAGCGGAGACCGGACGCAAGGTCCGAGAGCTCATGGAACGGGTCGGCCTGCAGGCCGAGCACTACAACCGCTACCCGCATGAGTTCTCCGGCGGGCAGCGCCAACGCATCGGCATCGCCAGAGCGCTTGCCCTGCAACCGAAACTGATCATCGCCGACGAACCGGTTTCCGCACTGGATGTCTCGGTGCAGGCCCAGATCATCAACCTCCTCAAGGACCTGCAGCAGGAGTTCCGGCTGTCGTACCTGTTCGTCGCGCACGATCTGGGGGTGGTGCGTCATGTGTCGGACCGCGTGGCGGTGATGTACCTCGGCAAGATCGTCGAGACCGGCGAAGTCGACGGCCTGTACCGCACACCGTTCCACCCGTATTCCGGTGCGCTGCTCTCGGCGGTGCCCATCCCCGATCCGCGCCGCAACGCCGCGCGGGAACGGTTGGTGCTCGAAGGTGACGTGCCGAGTCCGATCAACCCGCCCTCGGGGTGCAGTTTCCACACCCGCTGCCCGTGGTCTACCGAGGTCTGCAGGGACGAGCCACCCACGCTGCTCGACCTGGCTCCCGGGCACGCCGCCGCGTGCTTCCATCCGCGCAACGTGCAGACGCCGGCACCGCAGCCCGCCGCGCAACCCTGA
- a CDS encoding nuclear transport factor 2 family protein: MGDNLRVDGDVRDDINAIKQVKYRYLRALDTKNWDEFAATLTDDVAGDYGQSLGEALHFTDRASLVDYMRQSLGPSIITEHRVAHPEITVDGDEATGTWYLQDRVIAPEFNFMLIGAAFYRDTYRRTPDGWRISATGYDRTYDATMSLENLNFHLKPGAALHI, from the coding sequence ATGGGTGACAACCTCCGAGTCGACGGCGACGTCCGGGACGACATCAACGCCATCAAGCAAGTCAAGTACCGGTATCTGCGCGCGCTCGACACCAAGAACTGGGACGAGTTCGCCGCGACGCTCACCGACGACGTGGCCGGTGACTACGGGCAGTCGCTGGGCGAGGCGCTGCACTTCACCGATCGCGCGTCGCTGGTGGACTACATGCGGCAGTCGCTGGGGCCGTCGATCATCACCGAACATCGCGTCGCGCATCCGGAGATCACCGTCGACGGCGACGAGGCCACCGGGACGTGGTACCTGCAGGACCGCGTGATCGCCCCCGAATTCAACTTCATGCTGATCGGTGCGGCCTTCTACCGCGACACCTACCGCCGCACCCCCGACGGCTGGAGGATCAGCGCCACCGGCTACGACCGCACCTACGACGCCACGATGTCACTGGAGAACCTGAACTTCCACCTGAAACCCGGTGCGGCGTTGCACATCTGA
- a CDS encoding L,D-transpeptidase family protein produces MRRLLVSLCVAALALACAPSATAVENPWFAKSVGAATQVISVVGVGGSKAKMDVYQRGATGWQPVGVGIDAWIGANGMAPQTHDGEQKTPMGIFTLDFAFGTAPNPGGGLQYVQVGPDHWWDGDMKSPTYNTMQVCKKAQCPFDTDPRSGTENLDIPQYRHAVVMGVNKARVPGNGGAFFVHNTDGGPTAGCVAIDDATLVQIIRWLRPGALIAVAK; encoded by the coding sequence GTGCGCCGACTACTGGTATCGCTGTGCGTCGCGGCGCTCGCACTGGCGTGCGCGCCGAGCGCGACGGCCGTGGAGAATCCGTGGTTCGCGAAATCGGTCGGCGCTGCCACCCAGGTGATTTCCGTTGTCGGGGTGGGTGGTTCGAAGGCCAAGATGGACGTCTACCAGCGCGGTGCCACCGGTTGGCAGCCCGTCGGGGTCGGAATCGACGCCTGGATCGGCGCCAACGGGATGGCGCCGCAGACCCACGACGGCGAGCAGAAGACGCCGATGGGCATCTTCACGCTCGACTTCGCGTTCGGCACCGCGCCCAATCCCGGTGGCGGACTGCAGTATGTGCAGGTGGGTCCGGACCACTGGTGGGACGGCGACATGAAGAGCCCGACCTACAACACCATGCAGGTGTGCAAGAAGGCGCAGTGCCCGTTCGACACCGATCCCCGCAGCGGCACCGAGAATCTGGACATCCCGCAGTACCGTCATGCCGTGGTGATGGGCGTGAACAAGGCCAGGGTGCCGGGCAACGGCGGCGCCTTCTTCGTGCACAACACCGACGGCGGGCCCACCGCGGGTTGCGTGGCCATCGACGACGCGACGCTGGTGCAGATCATCCGCTGGCTGCGGCCCGGTGCGCTGATCGCCGTCGCCAAGTAG
- a CDS encoding ABC transporter ATP-binding protein, producing MSALLQVTDLKVSFTTDGGVVRAVDGVSFDLKPGEILAVVGESGSGKSVTAQTLIGLTRASNAAIDGAIDFDGRDINTLDDEALREVRGEHIAMVFQDPMTSLNPVYRVGDQIIEMIRAHRDVSKAQARAQAVELLRAVGIPHPERRVSDYPHEFSGGMRQRVMIAMALALEPEVLIADEPTTALDVTVQAQILRLVDRLNQERELAVVLITHDLGVVAEVADRVVVMYAGQIVEDGTLDDIFYDPQHPYTWGLLGSLPRVEDTERGRLQQIPGQPPSLLNPPTGCRFAARCAHAFDRCTQPPPLADHLGDGHLDRCWLTPEEKRTLR from the coding sequence ATGAGTGCACTTCTTCAGGTGACCGACCTGAAGGTCAGTTTCACCACCGACGGCGGGGTGGTCCGCGCGGTCGACGGGGTGTCGTTCGACCTCAAACCCGGCGAGATCCTCGCCGTGGTCGGTGAATCCGGCTCGGGCAAGAGCGTGACCGCGCAGACCCTGATCGGGCTGACCCGGGCGTCGAACGCGGCGATCGACGGAGCGATCGACTTCGACGGGCGGGACATCAACACGCTCGACGACGAGGCGCTGCGCGAGGTGCGCGGTGAGCACATCGCGATGGTGTTCCAGGATCCGATGACGTCGCTGAACCCGGTGTATCGGGTCGGTGACCAGATCATCGAGATGATCCGGGCCCACCGCGACGTGTCCAAGGCGCAGGCCCGCGCGCAGGCGGTCGAACTGCTTCGCGCCGTGGGCATCCCGCATCCCGAGCGGCGGGTCTCGGACTATCCGCACGAGTTCTCCGGCGGCATGCGCCAACGCGTCATGATCGCCATGGCACTCGCGCTGGAACCCGAGGTGCTGATCGCCGACGAACCGACCACCGCGCTCGACGTCACGGTGCAGGCCCAGATCCTGCGCCTGGTCGACCGGCTCAACCAGGAGCGCGAACTGGCGGTCGTGCTCATCACCCACGACCTCGGGGTGGTGGCGGAGGTCGCCGACCGCGTGGTGGTGATGTACGCCGGGCAGATCGTCGAGGACGGCACGCTCGACGACATCTTCTACGATCCGCAACACCCGTACACCTGGGGTCTGCTGGGGTCGCTGCCTCGGGTCGAGGACACCGAACGCGGCCGGCTGCAACAGATCCCGGGTCAACCACCGTCGTTGTTGAATCCCCCGACCGGATGCCGGTTCGCGGCCAGGTGCGCTCACGCGTTCGACAGGTGCACGCAACCACCGCCGTTGGCGGACCACCTGGGTGACGGACATCTGGATCGCTGCTGGCTCACGCCGGAGGAAAAGAGGACGCTGCGGTGA
- a CDS encoding Hsp70 family protein, with amino-acid sequence MSDPLGLSIGTTNLVAARVGNQPEIRRSVLTLSADRTPQVGVPQTATGVTLSGFVERVGDPVPLVAPDGASYPADTLLVEALDAMVEAAGGPSQQLVIAVPAHWGPTTLRALRHALRTNPSLSHDGMPTRLVPDAVASLAALRVNPGLPAGGVVALLDFGGSGTSITLADAASGFEPIDETTRYPEFSGDQIDQALLTHILDGITQAGALDPAGTAAVGSLARLREECRAAKERLSALTATELPVELPGYSATIRVTRDELETLMQQPFAGVLDALDEALERNGFSWSAVSAVVMIGGGASIPLVAQRLSEHSRAAVVTTPQPALDAAVGAALVASGVNPAGLADAGAMTGAAPTLGVAAASDVPTASAPVAGAVPDQEGSSTFRALAWSEDDAPDDVVPYAGEVANPYAANPAANPYAGDTSARPSVQYVPPTGPIDQPERGWRRLPLTVFGIAVAAVLVAVGGVTYVLTSSTGTSPTNEVRTAEPKPLAPEPSAVAPAPVTEAPPPVTEAPAPPPPVTVTEAPPPPPPVTETHVVTQTTTAPTTTTTTTTTSPTTTTTTTTTTPTTTTPTTTTTTTTTTTATTTPTTTTNPMTTTYITVPFVPVPIPIQVPSRQQPQPQYPQYPQNPQYPQNPFQPYP; translated from the coding sequence ATGAGCGACCCGTTGGGGTTGTCGATCGGGACCACCAACTTGGTTGCGGCGCGAGTCGGCAATCAGCCTGAGATCCGGCGTTCCGTGTTGACCTTGTCGGCCGACCGGACGCCGCAGGTCGGCGTGCCGCAAACCGCGACAGGGGTCACCCTGAGCGGATTCGTCGAGCGGGTCGGCGACCCGGTGCCGCTGGTGGCGCCCGACGGTGCGTCCTATCCGGCCGACACGCTGCTGGTCGAGGCGCTCGACGCCATGGTGGAGGCAGCGGGCGGCCCGTCGCAGCAGTTGGTGATCGCCGTGCCCGCACACTGGGGGCCCACCACCCTGCGGGCCCTGCGGCACGCGCTGCGCACCAATCCGAGTTTGTCGCACGACGGCATGCCCACGCGCCTGGTGCCCGATGCCGTGGCCTCGCTGGCCGCGCTACGGGTCAACCCGGGCCTGCCCGCGGGCGGGGTGGTGGCCCTGCTCGACTTCGGCGGCAGCGGCACCAGCATCACCCTGGCCGACGCGGCCTCTGGCTTCGAACCGATCGACGAGACGACGCGCTACCCGGAATTCTCGGGTGACCAGATCGACCAGGCACTGCTGACGCACATCCTCGACGGCATCACCCAGGCCGGCGCACTCGACCCGGCAGGCACCGCCGCGGTCGGGTCGCTGGCGCGTCTGCGCGAGGAGTGCCGCGCCGCCAAGGAACGCCTCTCGGCATTGACCGCCACCGAGCTGCCGGTCGAACTACCGGGCTACTCGGCCACGATCCGGGTGACCCGCGACGAACTCGAGACGCTCATGCAGCAGCCCTTCGCCGGGGTGCTCGACGCACTCGACGAAGCGTTGGAGCGCAACGGGTTCAGCTGGTCGGCCGTGTCGGCCGTCGTGATGATCGGCGGCGGTGCGAGCATTCCTCTGGTGGCACAACGGCTTTCGGAGCATTCCCGGGCCGCCGTGGTGACCACGCCGCAGCCCGCGCTCGACGCGGCGGTCGGCGCGGCGCTGGTGGCCTCCGGTGTCAACCCGGCCGGTCTGGCCGACGCGGGGGCGATGACCGGTGCCGCACCCACTCTCGGCGTCGCGGCCGCGTCCGATGTGCCGACCGCGAGCGCACCTGTGGCAGGCGCGGTACCGGATCAGGAGGGCTCGTCGACGTTCCGTGCGCTGGCGTGGTCGGAGGACGACGCCCCCGACGATGTGGTGCCGTACGCGGGGGAGGTGGCCAACCCGTACGCCGCCAATCCTGCCGCGAACCCGTATGCCGGTGACACGTCGGCCCGGCCCTCGGTGCAGTACGTACCGCCGACCGGGCCGATCGATCAGCCCGAGCGCGGGTGGAGGCGCCTGCCGCTCACCGTTTTCGGGATCGCGGTGGCGGCGGTCCTGGTGGCTGTCGGGGGTGTGACGTACGTGCTGACCAGTTCTACCGGCACCAGCCCGACGAACGAGGTGCGCACGGCAGAACCCAAACCCCTTGCGCCCGAACCGAGCGCCGTCGCACCTGCGCCGGTGACCGAGGCGCCGCCGCCGGTCACCGAGGCCCCTGCGCCGCCACCGCCGGTGACGGTCACCGAGGCGCCGCCACCTCCGCCGCCGGTCACCGAGACCCACGTCGTCACGCAGACCACGACCGCGCCGACGACGACCACCACGACCACCACGACGTCGCCGACCACCACCACGACGACGACCACCACCACACCCACGACAACGACACCCACGACAACCACAACCACAACAACCACGACCACCGCAACGACAACACCGACGACCACCACCAACCCGATGACCACCACCTACATCACGGTGCCGTTCGTGCCGGTGCCGATCCCGATCCAGGTGCCGAGTCGGCAACAGCCACAACCGCAGTACCCGCAGTACCCCCAGAATCCGCAGTACCCCCAGAACCCGTTCCAGCCGTACCCCTGA
- a CDS encoding ABC transporter permease produces the protein MARFVVRRVLGMIAVLFAISLLVFLIFNVIPNSDPAARIAGKNANPALIARVSHDLGLDQPLPVQYLTMMKQIVTGQLTSYASNRNVADQIWQGLPATMSLCIGAAVLWMALSIWFGYLSAVHAGKFTDRALTVLSLAGISMPVFWLAAILLYFLSFKLQLFPSSSYVPLDENPLQWAYHLILPWITLAVLFVGFYSRVLRTNMLDVANEDYVRTAKAKGISPRQVRIRHILRNSLIPVITLFGLDFGAVVGGGAILTETVFNINGVGLYAGEAVRTLDLPPLIGVTMYGAFFIVLFNTIVDLAYAYLDPRIRLGEAAAV, from the coding sequence ATGGCAAGGTTCGTCGTGAGACGCGTGCTCGGCATGATCGCGGTCCTGTTCGCGATCTCGCTGCTCGTGTTCCTGATTTTCAACGTGATCCCCAATTCGGATCCGGCGGCGCGCATCGCGGGCAAGAACGCCAACCCCGCGCTGATCGCCAGGGTCAGCCATGACCTCGGCCTCGATCAACCGCTGCCCGTGCAGTACCTGACGATGATGAAGCAGATCGTCACCGGCCAGCTCACCTCCTACGCCAGCAATCGCAATGTCGCCGACCAGATCTGGCAGGGACTGCCCGCCACGATGTCGCTGTGTATCGGTGCGGCCGTGCTGTGGATGGCCCTGTCGATCTGGTTCGGCTACCTCAGCGCCGTGCATGCGGGCAAGTTCACCGACCGCGCGCTCACGGTGCTGTCGCTGGCCGGCATCTCGATGCCGGTGTTCTGGCTGGCCGCGATCCTGCTGTACTTCCTCAGCTTCAAGCTGCAACTCTTCCCGTCCAGTAGTTACGTACCGCTGGACGAGAATCCGCTGCAGTGGGCGTATCACCTGATACTGCCGTGGATCACGCTGGCGGTGCTGTTCGTCGGGTTCTACAGCCGGGTGCTGCGCACCAACATGCTCGACGTCGCCAACGAGGACTACGTGCGCACCGCGAAGGCCAAGGGCATCAGCCCGCGACAGGTCCGGATCCGGCACATCCTGCGCAACTCGCTGATCCCGGTGATCACGTTGTTCGGTCTGGATTTCGGTGCCGTGGTCGGTGGCGGGGCGATCCTGACCGAGACGGTCTTCAACATCAACGGGGTCGGGCTGTACGCGGGCGAGGCGGTTCGCACACTCGACCTGCCGCCGCTGATCGGCGTCACGATGTACGGCGCGTTCTTCATCGTGCTGTTCAACACGATCGTCGACCTGGCGTATGCGTACCTCGATCCACGTATCCGGCTCGGAGAGGCGGCCGCAGTATGA
- a CDS encoding bifunctional phosphatase PAP2/diacylglycerol kinase family protein produces the protein MDVRKIGRGLGTLDREVFEAVAESPSPLLDAVMPKLTSAADHSKLWFVIAAGLGAFGGASARRGAVRGVASLAVTSLVTNQVAKRIWQRPRPDRSIIPLVRQTRRVPTSHSLPSGHSASAAAFAVGVGLETAPVGLPLALLAGLVGLSRVATGAHYPGDVFAGFGIGATIAILGARIVPTIPAASLPTSAPLRYKTGPRPEGQGVTLVINPASGSGTGARVVDEVRDALPQAKIVELDDGDDIEKVLQEAASRSEVLAVGGGDGTVACAAGIAVEAGVPLAVFPGGTFNHFAKDIGCDTVARTVEAIQQGSAAYVDLVCLNDRQMVLNTASIGAYPKFVRIREKLEHRLGKRVAAAYAAYLTLRRDEPVRITFDDKTVETSLFFLGNSVYFPSGFAPSQRPRMDDGLIDVRILETGKKFGRLRIALAMLLGQLERSPLYHEMQVPQFRFATVDGPTVLAHDGEVGEPCTEATFTARYRALPVFRPLP, from the coding sequence ATGGATGTGCGCAAAATCGGTCGGGGACTCGGAACTCTGGACCGCGAGGTGTTCGAGGCGGTCGCCGAATCCCCAAGTCCGCTGCTCGACGCCGTCATGCCCAAGCTCACCAGCGCCGCCGACCACTCGAAGCTGTGGTTCGTCATCGCGGCGGGCCTCGGAGCGTTCGGCGGTGCGTCGGCGCGGCGCGGCGCGGTGCGCGGCGTCGCGAGCCTGGCCGTCACGAGCCTGGTGACCAACCAGGTCGCCAAGCGGATCTGGCAGCGGCCCCGCCCGGACCGCAGCATCATCCCGCTGGTCCGCCAGACCCGTCGCGTGCCCACGTCGCACTCCCTGCCCTCGGGGCACTCGGCGAGCGCCGCGGCGTTCGCGGTGGGCGTCGGCCTGGAAACCGCGCCGGTCGGTCTGCCGCTCGCGCTGCTCGCCGGACTGGTGGGGCTGTCGCGCGTGGCGACCGGCGCGCACTATCCGGGTGATGTGTTCGCCGGGTTCGGCATCGGCGCCACCATCGCGATCCTCGGGGCCCGCATCGTGCCGACCATCCCGGCCGCGAGCCTTCCGACCTCGGCACCGCTCCGGTACAAGACCGGGCCCCGCCCGGAGGGGCAGGGGGTCACGCTGGTGATCAACCCCGCCTCCGGAAGCGGCACGGGCGCCCGCGTCGTCGACGAGGTGCGCGACGCGCTGCCGCAGGCGAAGATCGTCGAGCTCGACGACGGCGACGACATCGAGAAGGTGCTGCAGGAGGCCGCTTCGCGCAGTGAGGTGCTCGCCGTCGGAGGCGGCGACGGCACCGTGGCGTGCGCGGCGGGTATCGCGGTGGAGGCGGGTGTGCCGCTGGCGGTGTTCCCCGGTGGCACGTTCAACCACTTCGCCAAGGACATCGGCTGCGACACCGTCGCGCGCACGGTCGAGGCCATCCAGCAGGGCAGCGCCGCCTATGTGGACCTGGTGTGCCTCAACGACCGGCAGATGGTGCTCAACACCGCGAGCATCGGTGCCTACCCGAAGTTCGTGCGGATCAGGGAGAAACTCGAACACCGCCTGGGCAAGCGGGTGGCCGCGGCATACGCGGCCTACCTCACGCTGCGCCGCGATGAGCCGGTGCGCATCACCTTCGACGACAAGACCGTGGAGACCTCGCTGTTCTTCCTCGGCAACTCGGTGTACTTCCCGTCCGGTTTCGCGCCGTCGCAGCGGCCGCGCATGGACGACGGCCTCATCGACGTGCGGATCCTGGAGACGGGCAAGAAGTTCGGGCGGCTGCGGATCGCGCTGGCGATGCTGCTCGGGCAGCTCGAACGCAGCCCGCTGTACCACGAGATGCAGGTCCCGCAGTTCCGGTTCGCGACCGTCGACGGACCGACGGTGCTCGCCCACGACGGCGAGGTCGGGGAACCGTGCACCGAGGCGACGTTCACCGCGCGATACCGCGCGCTCCCGGTGTTTCGTCCGTTGCCGTGA
- a CDS encoding ABC transporter permease gives MTDVAEPVTVAGPVPATGHSPWYLAWTRLRRNKVALISGGVFILIVLFCLAAPLWAEHVAHTLPNENHITDQVLIDGEQTYVVSPDGTPIGPGLHGRYLLGADQNGRDVMVRLMYGGRTSIYIGLTAALVTTVLAVIIGLLAGFYRGWIDTVLSRVMDVVWAFPVLLLGIALGTALALGGFKLGFIHVAGDSLWIPILIIGCVYVPYMARPIRGEVLALRQKEFVEAAIAMGKGPVRIMVSELLPNIVSTIIVFFTLNIANNMLLESALSFLGAGVRPPNASWGTMIADGYQTIYTAPHLTIVPGLMIVITVLSLNVFGDGLREALDPKAKIRLEH, from the coding sequence ATGACCGACGTAGCTGAACCTGTCACGGTGGCCGGGCCCGTCCCGGCCACCGGCCACAGCCCCTGGTACCTGGCCTGGACGCGGCTGCGCCGCAACAAGGTTGCGCTCATCAGTGGTGGGGTGTTCATCCTCATCGTGCTGTTCTGCCTGGCGGCCCCGCTGTGGGCCGAGCACGTGGCACACACGTTGCCCAACGAGAACCACATCACCGACCAGGTGCTCATCGACGGCGAGCAGACCTACGTCGTCTCGCCGGACGGCACCCCGATCGGCCCCGGCCTGCACGGCCGGTACCTACTCGGTGCCGATCAGAACGGCCGCGACGTGATGGTGCGGTTGATGTACGGCGGTCGCACGTCGATCTACATCGGTCTCACCGCGGCCCTGGTGACCACCGTGCTCGCGGTGATCATCGGGCTGCTGGCCGGTTTCTACCGCGGCTGGATCGACACCGTGTTGTCGCGGGTCATGGATGTGGTGTGGGCCTTCCCGGTCCTGCTGCTCGGGATCGCGCTGGGCACCGCGTTGGCGCTCGGCGGGTTCAAGCTCGGGTTCATCCACGTCGCCGGTGACTCGCTGTGGATCCCGATCCTCATCATCGGCTGCGTGTACGTGCCGTACATGGCGCGGCCGATCCGCGGTGAGGTACTCGCGTTGCGGCAGAAGGAGTTCGTCGAGGCCGCGATCGCCATGGGCAAGGGCCCGGTGCGGATCATGGTGTCCGAACTGCTGCCCAACATCGTCTCGACGATCATCGTGTTCTTCACGTTGAACATCGCCAACAACATGCTGCTGGAATCGGCCCTGTCGTTCCTTGGCGCGGGTGTCCGGCCGCCGAACGCGTCATGGGGCACGATGATCGCCGACGGGTACCAGACCATCTACACCGCACCGCATCTGACGATCGTTCCCGGTCTGATGATCGTCATCACGGTGTTGTCGCTCAACGTCTTCGGTGACGGGCTGCGTGAAGCGCTCGATCCGAAGGCCAAGATCCGGTTGGAGCACTGA